From a region of the Verrucomicrobiota bacterium genome:
- a CDS encoding glycosyltransferase family 9 protein gives MTQTQGKILVIRGGAIGDFILTLPALSALRRQFPLAHLEVLGYPHIAQLALAGGLVNRVRSIEARALAGFFARHSELDAALSEYFSDFDVVVSYLYDPDKIFQTNVASCSAAQFIAGPHRPDEAAGLPASATFLQPLERLAIFDADAVPRLRLNPRPSTFDAQRSTLNHFAVHPGSGSERKNWPLAKWTELLQHLIANTEFKLLLVGGEAEAGRLERLAGLLPLSRVELARSLPLAELAERLGRCAAFIGHDSGISHLAAAVGLPGVILWADTAEAVWRPPSARMVVLRDAKGLAALPVARVVRELANVLADSVDHVPEKLRANIRF, from the coding sequence CTGTCGGCTTTGCGGCGGCAATTCCCGCTGGCGCATCTTGAAGTGCTGGGTTATCCGCACATCGCGCAGCTCGCGTTGGCGGGTGGACTGGTGAATCGTGTGCGATCCATTGAGGCCCGCGCACTGGCCGGCTTCTTTGCGCGACACAGTGAACTGGACGCGGCGTTGAGCGAATACTTTTCCGATTTCGATGTGGTAGTTTCTTATCTCTACGACCCGGATAAGATATTTCAAACGAACGTGGCGAGTTGTTCCGCGGCGCAATTCATCGCCGGACCGCATCGACCGGATGAAGCCGCCGGTTTGCCCGCGAGTGCAACTTTTCTGCAACCGTTGGAGCGGCTGGCCATTTTCGACGCGGACGCGGTGCCTCGACTTCGCCTGAACCCTCGACCCTCAACCTTTGACGCTCAACGCTCAACGCTCAACCACTTTGCCGTGCATCCCGGCAGCGGCAGCGAGCGAAAGAACTGGCCATTGGCAAAATGGACGGAGTTGTTGCAACACCTGATCGCCAATACGGAATTCAAGCTCTTGCTCGTGGGCGGTGAAGCGGAAGCCGGGCGATTGGAGAGACTGGCGGGTTTGTTACCGTTAAGTCGTGTTGAACTGGCGAGGAGTCTGCCGTTGGCTGAACTGGCGGAGCGGTTGGGCCGCTGCGCCGCATTCATCGGGCATGATTCCGGGATTTCGCATCTCGCGGCGGCGGTCGGCTTGCCGGGGGTGATTCTGTGGGCCGACACGGCGGAAGCGGTCTGGCGTCCACCGTCCGCGCGAATGGTTGTCCTGCGCGACGCGAAAGGATTGGCGGCTTTGCCGGTGGCACGGGTGGTCAGGGAGTTGGCCAACGTGTTGGCTGATTCGGTCGATCACGTTCCGGAAAAATTACGCGCTAACATCCGTTTTTGA
- the frr gene encoding ribosome recycling factor: MALDDILLEAEEKMMKTEQVVQHEFAGVRTGKASAGLVENIPVEAYGSQMRIRELAGITTPEPRVILIQPWDAATLHAVEKAIQKSNLGLNPMVDKKYIRIVLPELSEERRIEFTKIVKKMTEDGRVAIRHVRRDALEHLKKEVKSGGITEDQQEHAEKEIQKLTDEYIGKIETHLAHKEKEIMTV, from the coding sequence ATGGCTCTGGACGACATTTTATTGGAAGCGGAAGAGAAGATGATGAAGACCGAGCAGGTGGTGCAGCACGAGTTCGCGGGCGTGCGCACCGGCAAGGCTTCCGCGGGACTCGTCGAAAACATTCCAGTGGAGGCGTACGGCTCGCAGATGCGCATCCGCGAGCTGGCCGGCATCACCACGCCCGAACCGCGCGTGATTTTGATCCAGCCGTGGGACGCTGCCACCCTTCACGCGGTGGAAAAGGCGATTCAAAAAAGCAATCTCGGCCTCAATCCGATGGTGGACAAAAAATATATCCGCATTGTGCTTCCGGAACTGAGCGAGGAGCGCCGGATCGAGTTCACCAAGATCGTCAAGAAAATGACGGAGGACGGCCGCGTGGCCATCCGTCATGTCCGGCGCGATGCGCTGGAGCACTTGAAAAAGGAAGTCAAGAGCGGTGGCATCACGGAAGATCAACAGGAGCACGCCGAGAAGGAAATTCAGAAACTGACCGATGAATACATCGGCAAGATCGAAACCCACCTGGCGCACAAAGAAAAAGAAATCATGACGGTGTGA
- a CDS encoding septum formation initiator family protein, translating to MNVNLGLWGKLTRLVVFLLLLAAFLGVALWYWPLIQQNERMRKRILELETQIQKEEEIARQQKTSIDAMRTDPKTVERLARETLGYAKPGEIVIRFEPSPTNNPVKR from the coding sequence ATGAACGTTAATCTCGGCCTCTGGGGTAAACTCACCCGGTTGGTGGTTTTTCTCCTCTTGCTGGCGGCGTTTCTTGGGGTCGCACTCTGGTACTGGCCATTGATCCAGCAGAACGAGCGGATGCGGAAGAGAATTCTTGAGCTGGAAACCCAGATTCAGAAGGAGGAAGAAATCGCCAGACAGCAGAAAACGTCCATCGACGCCATGCGCACGGACCCGAAAACCGTGGAGCGCTTGGCGCGGGAAACCCTCGGCTACGCCAAGCCCGGGGAAATCGTCATCCGTTTCGAGCCATCGCCCACGAACAATCCGGTGAAGCGGTAA
- a CDS encoding YIP1 family protein — translation MIKVLLLIFDPIATWERIDKAQRGVVFLFFLYLLPLLSITLAGEAYGILQWGKEQGMLHQLTKVPEAVLVFYEVGQLVLSLIVVFVGARLIQTIGESFHGRTTYTQAFTVVAYALGPLFLVRLLDAIPAMNAWVTWGIGMTLTFAVFYHGLPRILKPDPAHALGLYFLGILVLVVITGLARFVATLLLQQKMRFPF, via the coding sequence ATGATAAAGGTCTTGTTGCTGATTTTCGACCCGATTGCCACGTGGGAAAGAATTGATAAAGCCCAGCGGGGCGTCGTGTTTCTTTTCTTCTTATATCTGCTGCCGCTGCTCTCCATCACACTGGCCGGCGAAGCGTATGGCATCCTGCAATGGGGCAAGGAGCAGGGCATGCTGCATCAGTTGACCAAGGTGCCGGAGGCTGTGCTGGTCTTTTACGAAGTCGGTCAACTCGTGCTCAGCCTGATTGTGGTATTCGTCGGCGCGCGATTGATCCAGACCATCGGCGAAAGCTTTCACGGTCGCACGACCTACACCCAGGCGTTCACCGTGGTGGCGTACGCGCTGGGGCCGCTGTTTCTGGTGCGCTTGCTGGATGCCATTCCGGCAATGAATGCCTGGGTCACCTGGGGGATCGGCATGACTTTGACCTTCGCCGTTTTTTATCATGGACTGCCGCGGATTTTGAAACCGGACCCGGCCCATGCCTTGGGACTTTATTTTCTCGGTATTCTGGTGCTCGTGGTCATCACCGGGTTGGCACGCTTTGTCGCGACGTTGCTGCTGCAACAGAAGATGCGATTTCCGTTTTGA
- the murQ gene encoding N-acetylmuramic acid 6-phosphate etherase, whose translation MNKPLKPPASASFLGIECGGTRSVALLADAEDRLLKRIEAEAANLRLFTDAQLLRRLRFIAKAFPPPAALAIGMAGARTKTDWDRIRNAAAKVWPRIPCHATNDLETALVAGRMQTDECKRQNVDRNSRRHSSFVIRQASVLQVLVLSGTGSCCYGRNSSGTTAKVGGWGHILGDKGSGFEIGLRALKAVVYYYDRDGEWSPLGQRILRSLQLSDPEDLIGWAQSASKTEVAGLAMDVFAAWRKRDQIATDILKGASHSLAQDAIACARRLTRSASSRRRRPGRVEFILAGSVLLKQPRFAARVSDELRQRWPGAVITPLQRESVWGAVELARQVGVQASACSGVASDSGQQAKAWTPTTARDLESLKRSPTEQRNPRSMNLDKLPLSRAIALMLSEDAKITGALLNESKKIERAVRLISQAFRRGGRLFYVGAGTSGRLGVLDATECPPTFRTSPEMVQAIMAGGQTALWKSVEGAEDDREAGARAIEFRGVGRRDVVVGIAASGRTPFVWGGLEAAKRRGATTILLAFNPFLKIPRGHRPSLVITPDVGPEILTGSTRLKAGTATKLILNIFSTLAMVRLGKVVGNLMVDLNPSNVKLRDRAMRIVQELRGVDQATAKSALEKSGWVVKQAVARLATKREP comes from the coding sequence GTGAACAAACCGCTTAAACCGCCCGCGTCAGCCTCGTTTCTGGGGATCGAATGTGGCGGCACGCGCTCGGTCGCACTATTAGCCGATGCCGAAGACCGGCTGCTGAAAAGAATCGAGGCGGAAGCAGCGAACCTGCGGTTGTTCACGGATGCGCAACTGCTCCGCCGTTTGCGATTTATCGCCAAAGCGTTTCCCCCTCCCGCCGCACTCGCCATCGGCATGGCCGGCGCGCGGACGAAAACAGATTGGGACCGAATCCGCAATGCCGCCGCCAAAGTCTGGCCGCGCATTCCCTGCCACGCGACCAATGACTTGGAGACGGCACTGGTCGCAGGGCGAATGCAGACTGACGAATGCAAAAGGCAGAATGTTGACAGAAATTCGCGACGCCATTCGTCATTCGTTATTCGCCAAGCCTCAGTTCTCCAGGTCTTGGTTTTGAGCGGCACCGGCTCGTGTTGCTATGGGCGCAATTCATCCGGCACGACCGCCAAGGTTGGCGGCTGGGGCCATATCCTCGGCGACAAGGGGAGTGGGTTTGAGATCGGGCTGCGCGCATTGAAGGCGGTGGTCTATTACTACGATCGCGATGGCGAATGGTCTCCGCTCGGCCAAAGGATATTGCGCTCGCTTCAACTCAGCGATCCAGAGGATTTGATTGGCTGGGCGCAATCCGCGAGCAAGACTGAAGTCGCCGGTCTGGCCATGGACGTATTTGCCGCGTGGCGAAAGCGGGATCAAATTGCCACGGACATTCTCAAAGGCGCGTCGCACAGTCTGGCGCAGGACGCGATTGCGTGTGCGCGCCGATTGACCAGGTCCGCCTCCTCACGGCGGCGGCGACCAGGTCGTGTGGAATTTATTCTGGCGGGCAGTGTCCTCCTCAAGCAACCGCGTTTCGCGGCGCGAGTCAGCGATGAGTTACGCCAACGCTGGCCCGGAGCGGTCATCACGCCGTTGCAACGCGAGAGCGTGTGGGGCGCGGTCGAGCTGGCACGACAAGTTGGAGTTCAAGCTTCAGCTTGTTCGGGCGTTGCCTCTGATTCCGGCCAACAAGCTAAAGCTTGGACTCCAACGACGGCGCGCGACCTCGAGTCGCTGAAACGCTCACCTACTGAGCAGCGCAATCCGCGTTCGATGAATTTGGACAAGCTGCCCTTGTCCAGAGCCATAGCGCTGATGCTTTCAGAGGACGCAAAAATTACCGGGGCGTTGTTGAACGAGAGCAAAAAGATCGAGCGCGCCGTCAGATTAATTTCACAGGCGTTTAGACGGGGTGGACGGTTGTTTTACGTCGGCGCCGGCACGAGCGGACGACTGGGCGTGCTGGACGCCACTGAATGTCCGCCCACGTTTCGAACGTCGCCCGAAATGGTTCAAGCGATCATGGCCGGCGGGCAGACCGCGCTGTGGAAATCGGTCGAAGGCGCGGAGGATGATCGCGAAGCCGGGGCGCGGGCGATTGAGTTTCGCGGCGTCGGGCGCCGGGATGTCGTCGTGGGCATCGCCGCCAGCGGCAGAACGCCATTTGTGTGGGGCGGATTGGAAGCGGCGAAACGGCGCGGCGCCACCACCATCCTGCTGGCGTTCAATCCCTTTTTGAAGATTCCGCGGGGGCACCGACCCAGCTTGGTTATCACTCCAGATGTCGGGCCGGAAATCCTGACCGGCTCGACGCGCTTGAAGGCCGGCACCGCCACCAAACTCATCCTGAACATTTTTTCCACGCTGGCGATGGTGCGCCTCGGCAAGGTGGTGGGCAACTTGATGGTGGATTTGAATCCTTCCAATGTGAAACTCCGCGACCGCGCCATGCGGATTGTGCAGGAACTGCGCGGGGTCGATCAAGCGACGGCGAAAAGCGCGCTGGAAAAATCAGGCTGGGTGGTCAAGCAAGCCGTGGCACGTTTGGCTACGAAGCGAGAGCCTTGA